A genomic region of Miscanthus floridulus cultivar M001 chromosome 3, ASM1932011v1, whole genome shotgun sequence contains the following coding sequences:
- the LOC136543227 gene encoding uncharacterized protein codes for MLTNQDISTCDIPDPALSKAAGPGLSHFWPAGQSEPASPAPTPARPAPASAPRAVPTPARSPAQPPAARAPALPARPRARSVVPSAGPSPGRAARCPRALLPAAPCPRPALPPAMSPAARAPGRPRCPRALPSAAPCPRPALPPAAPP; via the coding sequence atgcttacaaaccaagacatctctacatgtgatatccctgatccggcactcagcaaagccgcgGGGCCGGGACTTAGTCATTTTTGGCCGGCCGGGCAGTCAGAGCCAGCCAGCCCCGCGCCCACGCCTGCCCGCCCCGCCCCCGCCTCCGCACCGCGCGCCGTGCCCACACCGGCCCGCTCGCCCGCGCAGCCACcggccgcccgcgcgcccgcgctGCCCGCACGTCCGCGCGCCCGCTCCGTCGTGCCCTCGGCCGGCCCttcccccggccgcgccgcccgctgcccgcgcgccctgctgccggccgcgccgtgcccccggcCAGCCCTTCCCCCAGCCATGTCGCCCGCTGCCCGCGCGCCCGGCCGCCCGCGCTGCCCGCGCGCCCTGCCGTcggccgcgccgtgcccccggccggcccttccccCGGCAGCGCCGCCCTGA